One Denticeps clupeoides chromosome 12, fDenClu1.1, whole genome shotgun sequence genomic window carries:
- the asb14a gene encoding dynein heavy chain 12, axonemal isoform X1 yields the protein MDFETSGLILDEDLATQLVIEQSLQECSKQVELRESFSGEACRTIRNSPELEKIFAAIKAGNEESLRKLVVHTQAFSEEDSRGWVPLHEAAFQSNQKILEITFTASPRGAEHKRCHRGKTPLFLAVEKCLVDNASFLMEKGCSANIVDVDEDTPLFIAIRNNHQDMAKLLITHGADVHQEGAHRRTALHEAARLGRLDFVEMLLQAGAQADPRSAYGLSPLALAAQIGHTDIVQLLLRKGADVKSQAEDSATILFEASASGNPAVISLLLEHSADPNVPKHTGHLPIHRVAHRGHVEALALLIPVTTWESVEDSGMSPLHSAAAGGHSRCLEMLLDAGYDPNFMLSSWVRRNYDDQRRSALYFAVCNEDLKSVEILLEAGAMPNQDPVKCLQVALRIGNYELINMLLRYGANVNYFSRVNVMHFPSALQYAIRDELVLRMLCNFGYDVRRCFDCPYGEGSHVPADYEGWSNTVIKDTMFCEVITVYWLKDFSGHVVLVMLDYVDHVTFCSKLKAALMDQKEWPQICQVQENARSLQHLCRLKIRSCLGRLRLRAPVFMSFLPLPDRLKNFVLYKEYDLYGRRCQAARTGQF from the exons ATGGATTTTGAGACGTCGGGGCTGATCCTGGATGAGGACTTGGCGACCCAGCTTGTGATTGAACAGAGTCTCCAGGAGTGCAGCAAGCAGGTGGAATTAAGGGAATCCTTCTCTGGGGAAGCTTGCAG GACCATTCGAAATTCTCCTGAGCTGGAGAAAATCTTCGCAGCCATTAAAGCAG GCAATGAGGAGTCTCTGCGCAAGCTGGTCGTCCACACACAGGCCTTCTCAGAGGAGGACAGCAGAGGTTGGGTGCCTCTGCATGAAGCAGCATTTCAGAGCAACCAGAAGATCTTGGAGATCACATTTACAG CTTCTCCCAGAGGTGCTGAGCACAAACGCTGTCACCGTGGGAAAACGCCGCTCTTCCTGGCTGTGGAGAAGTGTCTGGTAGACAATGCCTCCTTCTTGATGGAAAAGGGCTGCAGTGCGAACATCGTGGATGTTGATGAAGACACGCCACTCTTCATAG CCATAAGGAACAACCATCAGGACATGGCCAAGCTACTGATCACTCATGGAGCCGACGTGCACCAGGAAGGAGCCCACCGCAGGACTGCGCTGCACGAGGCGGCTCGGCTGGGCCGGCTGGACTTTgtagagatgctgctgcagGCCGGGGCCCAGGCGGACCCCCGCAGTGCCTATGGACTGTCCCCACTGGCGCTGGCTGCCCAGATCGGGCACACAGACATCGTTCAGCTGCTGCTCCGTAAAG GAGCTGATGTGAAGTCTCAGGCAGAGGACAGCGCCACAATCCTCTTCGAGGCGTCCGCCTCTGGAAACCCTGCGGTCATCTCTTTACTGCTGGAGCACAGTGCAGATCCCAACGTCCCCAAACACACGGGGCATTTACCCATCCACAGAGTGGCACACCGCGGCCATGTGGA GGCTCTCGCGCTCCTAATCCCCGTCACCACGTGGGAGTCCGTGGAGGACAGCGGGATGAGTCCCCTGCACTCAGCCGCAGCAGGCGGCCACAGCCGGTGCCTGGAGATGCTGCTGGACGCGGGATACGACCCCAACTTCATGCTCTCCTCCTGGGTGCGCCGCAACTACGACGACCAGCGGAGGTCCGCCCTGTACTTCGCCGTGTGCAACGAAGACCTGAAATCGGTGGAGATCCTGCTGGAGGCCGGAGCGATGCCCAACCAGGATCCTGTCAAGTGCCTGCAG GTGGCCTTGCGCATTGGCAACTACGAGCTGATCAACATGCTGCTCCGTTACGGCGCCAACGTCAACTACTTCTCCCGCGTGAACGTGATGCACTTCCCCTCGGCACTGCAGTACGCCATCAGAGACGAGCTGGTCCTGCGCATGCTGTGCAACTTCGGCTACGACGTGCGGCGCTGCTTCGACTGCCCATACGGGGAGGGCTCGCACGTCCCAGCCGACTATGAGGGCTGGTCCAACACGGTCATCAAAGACACGATG TTCTGTGAGGTCATCACAGTGTACTGGTTGAAAGATTTCTCTGGACACGTCGTGCTCGTGATGCTGGACTATGTTGATCACGTCACCTTTTGCTCCAAACTCAAAGCTGCTCTAATGGACCAGAAAGAGTGGCCACAAATTTGCCAGGTGCAGG AAAACGCACGCAGCCTGCAGCACCTCTGTCGGCTGAAGATCCGGAGCTGTCTGGGACGCCTGCGTCTCAGGGCTCCCGTCTTCATGAGCTTCCTGCCGCTCCCTGACCGCCTCAAGAACTTCGTCTTATACAAGGAGTATGATCTCTACGGGCGAAGATGCCAGGCAGCACGTACCGGCcaattttaa
- the asb14a gene encoding dynein heavy chain 12, axonemal isoform X3, with amino-acid sequence MDFETSGLILDEDLATQLVIEQSLQECSKQVELRESFSGEACRTIRNSPELEKIFAAIKAGNEESLRKLVVHTQAFSEEDSRGWVPLHEAAFQSNQKILEITFTAIRNNHQDMAKLLITHGADVHQEGAHRRTALHEAARLGRLDFVEMLLQAGAQADPRSAYGLSPLALAAQIGHTDIVQLLLRKGADVKSQAEDSATILFEASASGNPAVISLLLEHSADPNVPKHTGHLPIHRVAHRGHVEALALLIPVTTWESVEDSGMSPLHSAAAGGHSRCLEMLLDAGYDPNFMLSSWVRRNYDDQRRSALYFAVCNEDLKSVEILLEAGAMPNQDPVKCLQVALRIGNYELINMLLRYGANVNYFSRVNVMHFPSALQYAIRDELVLRMLCNFGYDVRRCFDCPYGEGSHVPADYEGWSNTVIKDTMFCEVITVYWLKDFSGHVVLVMLDYVDHVTFCSKLKAALMDQKEWPQICQVQENARSLQHLCRLKIRSCLGRLRLRAPVFMSFLPLPDRLKNFVLYKEYDLYGRRCQAARTGQF; translated from the exons ATGGATTTTGAGACGTCGGGGCTGATCCTGGATGAGGACTTGGCGACCCAGCTTGTGATTGAACAGAGTCTCCAGGAGTGCAGCAAGCAGGTGGAATTAAGGGAATCCTTCTCTGGGGAAGCTTGCAG GACCATTCGAAATTCTCCTGAGCTGGAGAAAATCTTCGCAGCCATTAAAGCAG GCAATGAGGAGTCTCTGCGCAAGCTGGTCGTCCACACACAGGCCTTCTCAGAGGAGGACAGCAGAGGTTGGGTGCCTCTGCATGAAGCAGCATTTCAGAGCAACCAGAAGATCTTGGAGATCACATTTACAG CCATAAGGAACAACCATCAGGACATGGCCAAGCTACTGATCACTCATGGAGCCGACGTGCACCAGGAAGGAGCCCACCGCAGGACTGCGCTGCACGAGGCGGCTCGGCTGGGCCGGCTGGACTTTgtagagatgctgctgcagGCCGGGGCCCAGGCGGACCCCCGCAGTGCCTATGGACTGTCCCCACTGGCGCTGGCTGCCCAGATCGGGCACACAGACATCGTTCAGCTGCTGCTCCGTAAAG GAGCTGATGTGAAGTCTCAGGCAGAGGACAGCGCCACAATCCTCTTCGAGGCGTCCGCCTCTGGAAACCCTGCGGTCATCTCTTTACTGCTGGAGCACAGTGCAGATCCCAACGTCCCCAAACACACGGGGCATTTACCCATCCACAGAGTGGCACACCGCGGCCATGTGGA GGCTCTCGCGCTCCTAATCCCCGTCACCACGTGGGAGTCCGTGGAGGACAGCGGGATGAGTCCCCTGCACTCAGCCGCAGCAGGCGGCCACAGCCGGTGCCTGGAGATGCTGCTGGACGCGGGATACGACCCCAACTTCATGCTCTCCTCCTGGGTGCGCCGCAACTACGACGACCAGCGGAGGTCCGCCCTGTACTTCGCCGTGTGCAACGAAGACCTGAAATCGGTGGAGATCCTGCTGGAGGCCGGAGCGATGCCCAACCAGGATCCTGTCAAGTGCCTGCAG GTGGCCTTGCGCATTGGCAACTACGAGCTGATCAACATGCTGCTCCGTTACGGCGCCAACGTCAACTACTTCTCCCGCGTGAACGTGATGCACTTCCCCTCGGCACTGCAGTACGCCATCAGAGACGAGCTGGTCCTGCGCATGCTGTGCAACTTCGGCTACGACGTGCGGCGCTGCTTCGACTGCCCATACGGGGAGGGCTCGCACGTCCCAGCCGACTATGAGGGCTGGTCCAACACGGTCATCAAAGACACGATG TTCTGTGAGGTCATCACAGTGTACTGGTTGAAAGATTTCTCTGGACACGTCGTGCTCGTGATGCTGGACTATGTTGATCACGTCACCTTTTGCTCCAAACTCAAAGCTGCTCTAATGGACCAGAAAGAGTGGCCACAAATTTGCCAGGTGCAGG AAAACGCACGCAGCCTGCAGCACCTCTGTCGGCTGAAGATCCGGAGCTGTCTGGGACGCCTGCGTCTCAGGGCTCCCGTCTTCATGAGCTTCCTGCCGCTCCCTGACCGCCTCAAGAACTTCGTCTTATACAAGGAGTATGATCTCTACGGGCGAAGATGCCAGGCAGCACGTACCGGCcaattttaa
- the asb14a gene encoding dynein heavy chain 12, axonemal isoform X2, producing MDFETSGLILDEDLATQLVIEQSLQECSKQVELRESFSGEACRTIRNSPELEKIFAAIKAGNEESLRKLVVHTQAFSEEDSRGWVPLHEAAFQSNQKILEITFTASPRGAEHKRCHRGKTPLFLAVEKCLVDNASFLMEKGCSANIVDVDEDTPLFIAIRNNHQDMAKLLITHGADVHQEGAHRRTALHEAARLGRLDFVEMLLQAGAQADPRSAYGLSPLALAAQIGHTDIVQLLLRKGADVKSQAEDSATILFEASASGNPAVISLLLEHSADPNVPKHTGHLPIHRVAHRGHVEALALLIPVTTWESVEDSGMSPLHSAAAGGHSRCLEMLLDAGYDPNFMLSSWVRRNYDDQRRSALYFAVCNEDLKSVEILLEAGAMPNQDPVKCLQYAIRDELVLRMLCNFGYDVRRCFDCPYGEGSHVPADYEGWSNTVIKDTMFCEVITVYWLKDFSGHVVLVMLDYVDHVTFCSKLKAALMDQKEWPQICQVQENARSLQHLCRLKIRSCLGRLRLRAPVFMSFLPLPDRLKNFVLYKEYDLYGRRCQAARTGQF from the exons ATGGATTTTGAGACGTCGGGGCTGATCCTGGATGAGGACTTGGCGACCCAGCTTGTGATTGAACAGAGTCTCCAGGAGTGCAGCAAGCAGGTGGAATTAAGGGAATCCTTCTCTGGGGAAGCTTGCAG GACCATTCGAAATTCTCCTGAGCTGGAGAAAATCTTCGCAGCCATTAAAGCAG GCAATGAGGAGTCTCTGCGCAAGCTGGTCGTCCACACACAGGCCTTCTCAGAGGAGGACAGCAGAGGTTGGGTGCCTCTGCATGAAGCAGCATTTCAGAGCAACCAGAAGATCTTGGAGATCACATTTACAG CTTCTCCCAGAGGTGCTGAGCACAAACGCTGTCACCGTGGGAAAACGCCGCTCTTCCTGGCTGTGGAGAAGTGTCTGGTAGACAATGCCTCCTTCTTGATGGAAAAGGGCTGCAGTGCGAACATCGTGGATGTTGATGAAGACACGCCACTCTTCATAG CCATAAGGAACAACCATCAGGACATGGCCAAGCTACTGATCACTCATGGAGCCGACGTGCACCAGGAAGGAGCCCACCGCAGGACTGCGCTGCACGAGGCGGCTCGGCTGGGCCGGCTGGACTTTgtagagatgctgctgcagGCCGGGGCCCAGGCGGACCCCCGCAGTGCCTATGGACTGTCCCCACTGGCGCTGGCTGCCCAGATCGGGCACACAGACATCGTTCAGCTGCTGCTCCGTAAAG GAGCTGATGTGAAGTCTCAGGCAGAGGACAGCGCCACAATCCTCTTCGAGGCGTCCGCCTCTGGAAACCCTGCGGTCATCTCTTTACTGCTGGAGCACAGTGCAGATCCCAACGTCCCCAAACACACGGGGCATTTACCCATCCACAGAGTGGCACACCGCGGCCATGTGGA GGCTCTCGCGCTCCTAATCCCCGTCACCACGTGGGAGTCCGTGGAGGACAGCGGGATGAGTCCCCTGCACTCAGCCGCAGCAGGCGGCCACAGCCGGTGCCTGGAGATGCTGCTGGACGCGGGATACGACCCCAACTTCATGCTCTCCTCCTGGGTGCGCCGCAACTACGACGACCAGCGGAGGTCCGCCCTGTACTTCGCCGTGTGCAACGAAGACCTGAAATCGGTGGAGATCCTGCTGGAGGCCGGAGCGATGCCCAACCAGGATCCTGTCAAGTGCCTGCAG TACGCCATCAGAGACGAGCTGGTCCTGCGCATGCTGTGCAACTTCGGCTACGACGTGCGGCGCTGCTTCGACTGCCCATACGGGGAGGGCTCGCACGTCCCAGCCGACTATGAGGGCTGGTCCAACACGGTCATCAAAGACACGATG TTCTGTGAGGTCATCACAGTGTACTGGTTGAAAGATTTCTCTGGACACGTCGTGCTCGTGATGCTGGACTATGTTGATCACGTCACCTTTTGCTCCAAACTCAAAGCTGCTCTAATGGACCAGAAAGAGTGGCCACAAATTTGCCAGGTGCAGG AAAACGCACGCAGCCTGCAGCACCTCTGTCGGCTGAAGATCCGGAGCTGTCTGGGACGCCTGCGTCTCAGGGCTCCCGTCTTCATGAGCTTCCTGCCGCTCCCTGACCGCCTCAAGAACTTCGTCTTATACAAGGAGTATGATCTCTACGGGCGAAGATGCCAGGCAGCACGTACCGGCcaattttaa